The Bryobacteraceae bacterium genome includes a window with the following:
- a CDS encoding endoglucanase yields the protein MNPLPRWRGFNLLDLFQALPLKPEAAPKPVTEDELRWIRDWGFNFLRIPMDYWFWIDSDWRTTRRLKPDATFQIRESALEPVDRLVTLGQKYGLHISLNFHRAPGYCINNPEREPFVLWSDPRAEEAFVYHWTYFARRYQGVSNYALSFNLLNEAPTPREGYMDREDYVRVMLRATNAIRSISPGRTIIIDGLSVGNQVVHELVWTGIAQSVHAYTPARVSHYRAAWVDRKLDFPEPDWPLRKEDGTIEFGREHLEKMYAPWGELVRRGIGVHCGEAGCYNRTPHRVFLAWMEDVLDILQGHCIGWALWNFRGPFGMLDSGRADVNYEDWHGHKLDRKLLELLQRY from the coding sequence ATGAATCCCCTGCCCCGCTGGCGCGGCTTCAATCTGCTGGATCTGTTCCAGGCTCTGCCGCTCAAACCGGAAGCCGCCCCAAAGCCGGTCACCGAAGACGAACTGCGCTGGATCCGCGACTGGGGCTTCAATTTCCTGCGGATTCCGATGGATTACTGGTTCTGGATCGACTCGGATTGGCGCACGACGCGCCGGCTGAAGCCCGATGCAACGTTCCAGATCCGCGAATCCGCGCTCGAACCCGTCGACCGTCTTGTCACTTTAGGACAGAAATACGGCCTGCATATTTCGCTCAATTTCCACCGCGCCCCGGGCTACTGCATCAACAATCCTGAACGCGAGCCGTTCGTTCTCTGGTCCGACCCCCGCGCCGAAGAGGCGTTCGTGTATCACTGGACCTATTTCGCGCGCCGTTACCAGGGCGTCTCGAACTACGCTCTCAGCTTCAACCTTCTCAACGAGGCGCCCACGCCGCGGGAAGGCTACATGGACCGCGAGGACTACGTCCGCGTGATGCTGCGCGCCACCAACGCCATCCGTTCGATCAGCCCCGGCCGTACCATCATCATCGACGGTTTGAGCGTGGGCAATCAGGTGGTGCATGAGCTCGTGTGGACCGGCATCGCGCAGTCCGTTCACGCGTACACGCCTGCGCGAGTGTCTCACTACCGCGCTGCCTGGGTCGACCGCAAGCTGGATTTCCCCGAGCCGGACTGGCCGCTCAGGAAAGAGGACGGCACGATCGAATTCGGCCGGGAACATCTGGAGAAGATGTACGCGCCCTGGGGCGAACTCGTCCGGCGCGGCATCGGCGTCCATTGCGGCGAAGCGGGCTGTTACAACCGCACGCCCCACCGCGTGTTCCTCGCATGGATGGAAGACGTGCTCGATATTCTCCAGGGCCACTGCATCGGCTGGGCGCTGTGGAACTTCCGCGGGCCCTTCGGAATGCTCGACAGCGGCCGCGCCGATGTGAACTACGAAGACTGGCACGGCCACAAGCTGGACCGCAAGCTCCTCGAACTGCTGCAGCGGTACTGA
- a CDS encoding 2-deoxy-D-gluconate 3-dehydrogenase, whose product MSVLDLFRLDGKLALVTGCRRGIGFAIAEALAEAGADIAGVSRSLEDDGGAIGARVRALGRRFHAFQCDLADRTALRGLIARLEKELPPVDILVNNAGAILRAPAADHPDEYWDEILAANLTAPWILARDIGRSMIARRSGKIIFTASLLSFQGGILVPSYAASKGGVAQLVKALANEWAPHGVNVNAIAPGYIATDNTAALRADPVRNPAILARIPAGRWGEPADLAGAAVFLASRASDYVHGSILVVDGGWMGR is encoded by the coding sequence ATGTCCGTGCTCGACCTCTTCCGGCTTGACGGAAAGCTGGCGCTCGTCACCGGCTGCCGCCGCGGCATCGGATTTGCGATCGCGGAGGCTCTGGCCGAAGCCGGGGCCGACATCGCCGGTGTCAGCCGGTCGCTGGAAGACGACGGCGGCGCCATTGGCGCCCGCGTCCGCGCGCTCGGCCGCCGCTTCCACGCCTTCCAGTGCGATCTGGCCGACCGGACTGCGCTCCGCGGCCTCATTGCGCGGCTTGAAAAGGAGCTTCCGCCCGTCGACATCCTCGTCAACAACGCCGGCGCCATCCTGCGGGCGCCTGCGGCGGACCACCCCGACGAGTACTGGGACGAGATCCTCGCCGCCAACCTTACCGCCCCCTGGATCCTCGCCCGCGACATCGGCCGGTCGATGATCGCCCGCCGCTCGGGCAAGATCATCTTCACGGCGTCGCTGCTGTCATTTCAGGGCGGCATTCTCGTGCCCTCTTATGCAGCCAGCAAGGGAGGCGTGGCGCAGCTGGTCAAGGCGCTGGCCAACGAATGGGCGCCGCACGGCGTCAACGTGAACGCCATCGCTCCCGGCTACATCGCCACAGACAACACGGCCGCCCTGCGCGCCGATCCGGTGCGCAATCCGGCCATTCTCGCCCGCATCCCTGCCGGCCGCTGGGGCGAGCCGGCGGATCTGGCAGGCGCCGCCGTGTTCCTCGCTTCGCGCGCTTCGGACTACGTCCACGGCAGCATTCTCGTGGTCGACGGCGGCTGGATGGGGCGCTGA
- a CDS encoding galactarate dehydratase, with amino-acid sequence MSFVDIHPASTPANRIIVLHASDSVAIARLPLEPGDPILAAGREITVRQPVPAGHKVAIRPAAPGENLLRYGQVIGRASAPIEPGDHVHLHNLSFDEGAREYRFPAELRRLPPQPDAIPSFLGYLRPDGRAGTRNYIAVAAASNCASHVAEQVAEHFRHRPLPDTVDGVAAFPHADGCGHSIGPDTEQLHRVLRGVIDHPNVAGAVILGLGCEINQIDRYLAELPRELLDGFTLQESGGTPATVEAGIRAVERHIERAAAMRRTELPASKIVLGLNCGGSDSFSGITANPALGVCSDLLASIRATAVLAETPEIFGAEHLLVERAASREVAEQLLEMVASYKRYLSRFGGSFDDNPSPGNKEGGLTTILEKSLGAVAKGGTLPLMEVVDYGERVHGPGLVFMNTPGYDPVSLTGLAAGGVNVICFTTGRGSAIGFPTIPVIKIASNSPMYRRMTANMDLDAGPIAEGGATVEEIGRRIFDLVLEVASGRKTCSERHGHREFVPWRIGPVL; translated from the coding sequence GTGAGTTTCGTCGACATCCATCCCGCCAGCACGCCCGCCAACCGCATCATTGTTCTCCACGCTTCTGATTCGGTCGCCATCGCCCGGCTGCCGCTCGAGCCGGGCGATCCGATCCTCGCCGCCGGACGCGAGATCACCGTCCGCCAGCCTGTCCCCGCAGGCCACAAGGTCGCCATCCGTCCCGCCGCTCCGGGGGAAAACCTCCTGCGCTACGGGCAGGTGATCGGCCGCGCCTCCGCCCCCATTGAGCCGGGCGACCACGTCCATCTCCACAACCTTTCTTTTGACGAAGGCGCCCGCGAATACCGTTTTCCGGCCGAACTGCGCCGCCTCCCGCCGCAGCCGGACGCCATCCCTTCTTTCCTCGGATACCTCCGCCCCGATGGCCGCGCCGGCACGCGCAACTACATCGCCGTGGCTGCCGCCAGCAATTGCGCCTCGCACGTGGCCGAACAGGTGGCCGAACACTTCCGCCACAGGCCCCTGCCGGACACCGTCGACGGCGTGGCCGCCTTCCCCCATGCCGACGGCTGCGGCCACTCCATCGGCCCGGACACCGAACAGCTCCACCGCGTTCTGCGCGGCGTCATCGACCACCCCAACGTCGCCGGCGCCGTCATCCTCGGCCTCGGATGCGAGATCAACCAGATCGACCGCTACCTGGCCGAGCTGCCGCGCGAACTGCTCGACGGCTTCACGCTCCAGGAAAGCGGCGGCACGCCCGCCACGGTCGAGGCCGGCATCCGCGCCGTCGAACGCCACATCGAGCGCGCCGCGGCCATGAGGCGCACGGAGCTGCCCGCCTCGAAGATCGTCCTCGGCCTCAACTGCGGCGGCTCGGATTCGTTCAGCGGCATCACGGCCAATCCCGCCCTCGGCGTCTGCTCGGACCTGCTGGCCTCGATCCGCGCCACCGCCGTTCTGGCCGAAACGCCGGAGATCTTCGGCGCCGAGCACCTGCTCGTCGAGCGGGCGGCGTCCCGCGAGGTAGCCGAACAGCTGCTTGAAATGGTGGCCTCGTACAAGCGCTATCTGTCGCGGTTCGGCGGCTCGTTCGACGACAATCCGTCGCCCGGCAACAAGGAAGGCGGGCTGACCACGATTCTCGAAAAATCCCTCGGCGCCGTGGCCAAGGGCGGCACGCTTCCCCTGATGGAAGTCGTCGATTACGGCGAGCGCGTGCACGGCCCCGGGCTGGTGTTCATGAACACCCCCGGCTACGACCCGGTCTCGCTCACAGGACTCGCGGCGGGCGGCGTGAACGTCATCTGCTTCACCACCGGCCGCGGCTCGGCCATCGGCTTCCCCACCATCCCGGTCATCAAGATCGCCTCCAACTCCCCCATGTACCGCCGCATGACCGCCAACATGGACCTCGATGCCGGCCCCATCGCCGAAGGCGGCGCCACGGTGGAAGAGATCGGCCGCCGGATCTTCGATCTCGTCCTGGAGGTGGCTTCGGGCCGGAAGACCTGCAGCGAACGGCACGGCCACCGCGAGTTCGTTCCCTGGCGCATCGGGCCAGTGCTTTGA
- the flgK gene encoding flagellar hook-associated protein 1 translates to MGNLFVSLRNAAGAMKVLERAAGVVQSNVANASTPGYAKQVQVLTAMRMDLDRGLPGGVASGGTLNLRDAYAEATVRQRMSAAGQAEERRAQLEQLEPLYDIGGESGLGGAINRFFQSFAALTVAPNDLAARQTVIDRADSLARSFQSMAGGLAEAARSAERALEQRVAQFNRTLEEIAGINSIFRQDFRAQDDPGLQARLHNLLEDLSELADITVLRREDGAVSIYLGGQTMLTSSDRFYPLSVDLSNPGRVDLLDAGGNTVTGHVSSGRIAALIDIRNRVLPGELSELDRLAQTLADQVNAVLLGGVDPAGNPATQGLFAYNSALGVARTLSRTSMTAAELPAADPSAPGGNAIAVQVAELGQARLIDGYSFVQFYAVRAAGAGRMIAEGREAAAVAGLLVQQARQFRDEIQRVNLDEEAVILMQVQRAYEAAAQMIRVLDEMTQTVLGLIR, encoded by the coding sequence ATGGGCAACCTGTTTGTCAGCCTGAGAAACGCTGCCGGCGCGATGAAGGTGCTCGAGCGCGCCGCCGGCGTGGTGCAGTCCAACGTGGCCAACGCCTCCACGCCGGGCTACGCCAAACAGGTTCAGGTCCTCACGGCGATGCGGATGGATCTGGACCGCGGCCTGCCGGGCGGCGTGGCCTCGGGCGGCACGCTGAACCTGCGGGACGCCTACGCCGAGGCAACCGTGCGCCAGAGGATGTCGGCCGCGGGGCAGGCCGAAGAGCGCCGCGCGCAGCTCGAACAGCTGGAGCCGCTCTATGACATCGGCGGAGAATCCGGTCTGGGCGGGGCGATCAACCGCTTTTTCCAGTCGTTCGCGGCGCTGACCGTGGCGCCGAACGACCTGGCGGCGCGCCAGACGGTGATCGACCGCGCCGATTCGCTGGCGCGGTCCTTCCAGTCCATGGCTGGCGGGCTGGCTGAGGCGGCGCGGTCGGCGGAGCGGGCGCTGGAACAGCGCGTGGCGCAGTTCAACCGGACGCTGGAGGAGATCGCGGGAATCAATTCGATCTTCCGCCAGGATTTCCGGGCGCAGGACGACCCGGGTCTGCAGGCGCGGCTCCACAACCTGCTGGAAGACCTCAGCGAACTGGCCGACATCACGGTGCTGCGCCGCGAAGACGGCGCGGTATCGATTTACCTGGGCGGCCAGACGATGCTGACCAGCAGCGACCGGTTTTATCCGCTGTCGGTGGATCTGAGCAATCCTGGCCGGGTGGATCTGCTCGATGCCGGGGGCAATACGGTCACCGGCCATGTCAGCTCAGGGCGGATCGCGGCCCTGATCGATATCCGAAACCGCGTGCTGCCGGGCGAGCTGTCCGAGCTCGACCGCCTGGCGCAGACGCTGGCCGACCAGGTGAACGCGGTGCTGCTCGGAGGCGTGGATCCGGCCGGCAATCCGGCCACGCAGGGGCTGTTCGCCTACAACTCCGCCCTGGGCGTTGCGAGGACGTTGAGCCGCACGTCGATGACAGCCGCGGAACTGCCCGCCGCCGATCCGTCGGCGCCCGGCGGAAACGCCATCGCGGTTCAGGTGGCGGAGCTGGGGCAGGCCAGGCTGATCGACGGCTATTCATTCGTGCAGTTCTATGCCGTTCGCGCTGCCGGGGCGGGCCGGATGATCGCCGAGGGCAGGGAAGCGGCCGCAGTGGCCGGGCTTCTGGTGCAGCAGGCGCGGCAGTTCCGGGACGAGATCCAGCGGGTCAATCTCGACGAAGAGGCCGTGATCCTGATGCAGGTTCAGCGGGCGTACGAGGCGGCGGCGCAAATGATCCGGGTTCTCGATGAAATGACTCAAACCGTGCTCGGCCTGATCCGTTAA
- the flgL gene encoding flagellar hook-associated protein FlgL: MIRSLDAATNRFLDGLRDLNARMERAQRQVAGGKRVAVPSDAPDSVVSLVSAKADLARMDQIRANLSRFRTEVDGAEGVLQQAVKLFDRVRTLGMTGASGIQTDITRRGIADEIQSLLERMVGIANTQVDGRYVFSGNADQTPAYQLDWTASPPWGTYQGAAATRQAIHPTGVTFRVSLDAQWIFDNADPGRNVFASIENLRQALLSGDETAMQAALAPLADVAAHLNAALMFYGNVQTQIAEALETASAMSLRLKTQIGGIEDADITEAIVELQQVRFTQEAALQVRAAAPRRSLFSYLA; encoded by the coding sequence ATGATCCGATCTCTCGACGCCGCCACCAACCGATTCCTGGACGGGCTCCGGGATCTCAACGCGAGAATGGAACGCGCCCAGCGGCAGGTGGCGGGAGGCAAGCGGGTGGCGGTGCCTTCCGACGCGCCCGACAGCGTGGTCAGCCTGGTGAGCGCCAAGGCGGATCTGGCGCGCATGGACCAGATCCGCGCCAACCTGTCCCGTTTCCGCACCGAGGTCGACGGCGCCGAAGGCGTGCTGCAGCAGGCGGTGAAGCTGTTCGACCGCGTCCGCACCCTCGGCATGACGGGCGCCAGCGGCATCCAGACCGACATCACGCGGCGCGGCATCGCCGACGAGATCCAGTCGCTGCTGGAACGGATGGTGGGCATCGCCAACACGCAGGTCGACGGGCGCTACGTGTTCTCCGGCAATGCCGACCAGACTCCCGCTTACCAGCTCGACTGGACTGCTTCGCCGCCCTGGGGAACCTATCAGGGTGCGGCCGCGACGCGCCAGGCCATTCATCCGACCGGGGTCACCTTCCGCGTCTCCCTCGACGCGCAATGGATCTTCGACAACGCCGATCCCGGACGCAACGTGTTCGCCTCCATCGAAAACCTCCGTCAGGCGCTGCTGTCCGGCGATGAAACGGCGATGCAGGCTGCGCTCGCGCCCCTGGCCGATGTGGCTGCGCACCTGAACGCCGCCCTGATGTTTTACGGCAACGTGCAAACCCAGATCGCCGAAGCCCTGGAGACAGCCTCGGCGATGTCGCTCCGTCTGAAGACCCAGATTGGCGGCATCGAAGACGCCGACATCACCGAGGCGATCGTCGAACTCCAGCAGGTCCGCTTCACCCAGGAAGCCGCCCTCCAGGTGCGCGCCGCAGCCCCGCGCCGGAGCTTGTTCAGCTACCTCGCCTGA
- the garR gene encoding oxidoreductase has protein sequence MARLGFLGLGIMGYPMARHLLAAGHEVALWSHTAAKAEQLAREGKGTACATPKEVAERAEAVFLCVGDTAMSEQVTLGPNGILEGIQPGAAVADCSTVAPSYARRAYEAFRQKGAHFLDAPVTGSKPGAENATLTFMVGGDQEVYEKLKPYMEIMGKRFYYCGGPGMGLHAKLSQNLILSNMLQAFNEGMVLAAKAGVDPELMLDILDNSAAKSGIAAFKAPFVFRRDFSTNFSVRWMHKDIGLMLETAAEMQVPLPLTALTQQVFRAAMAEGYADEDICSTIKVLERIAGVEVVPASKK, from the coding sequence ATGGCACGTTTGGGTTTCCTCGGTCTCGGCATCATGGGCTACCCCATGGCCCGGCATCTGCTCGCAGCCGGCCATGAAGTCGCGCTCTGGTCCCACACCGCCGCCAAGGCAGAACAGCTCGCGCGCGAAGGCAAAGGAACCGCCTGCGCGACGCCAAAGGAAGTCGCCGAGCGCGCCGAGGCGGTGTTCCTCTGCGTCGGAGACACCGCCATGAGCGAGCAGGTCACCCTGGGACCGAACGGAATCCTCGAGGGCATTCAGCCGGGCGCTGCCGTGGCCGACTGCAGCACCGTGGCCCCCTCCTACGCCCGCCGCGCGTACGAGGCCTTCCGCCAGAAGGGCGCCCATTTCCTCGACGCCCCGGTCACGGGTTCCAAACCCGGCGCCGAGAACGCCACCCTGACCTTCATGGTCGGCGGCGACCAGGAGGTCTATGAAAAATTGAAGCCCTACATGGAAATCATGGGGAAGAGGTTCTACTATTGCGGCGGACCGGGCATGGGCCTGCACGCCAAGCTGAGCCAGAACCTGATTCTTTCGAATATGTTACAGGCCTTCAATGAAGGCATGGTTCTGGCCGCCAAAGCCGGCGTCGACCCCGAGCTCATGCTGGACATCCTCGACAACTCCGCCGCAAAGAGCGGCATCGCCGCCTTCAAAGCCCCGTTCGTCTTCCGGAGGGACTTTTCTACTAATTTTTCAGTACGTTGGATGCACAAGGACATCGGCCTTATGCTGGAAACGGCGGCCGAGATGCAGGTTCCGCTGCCGTTGACCGCCCTCACCCAGCAGGTCTTCCGGGCGGCCATGGCCGAGGGCTATGCGGATGAAGATATCTGCAGCACAATCAAGGTCTTGGAGAGAATCGCAGGGGTCGAGGTCGTTCCCGCCTCCAAAAAATAG